A part of Bacillus rossius redtenbacheri isolate Brsri chromosome 1, Brsri_v3, whole genome shotgun sequence genomic DNA contains:
- the LOC134531999 gene encoding protein tipE, which translates to MDSDECTVIMGAEGGGGGGGPADEGELIPVATLMEKAKFYTSLCLGTTAILSVFGFLFLIPFVVDPAITSIMADFEPRPVTCVTVSHVYAEGLRNCSWASCREGCTSAALRCHQILVNYSRRAWAEEGARRPDEWDVADTRLLVNTEGCGYPPRVNCSEFARRYGRTRSPFPCYYSHAYPELVVARYSWDDTLKYLILSLVVPTLLFGAAIGVLSYWYCPGCNRACHGNNDYVEKFPDKDE; encoded by the coding sequence ATGGACAGCGACGAGTGCACCGTGATCATGGGTGCCGAGggaggtggagggggagggggcccCGCCGACGAGGGGGAGCTCATCCCAGTCGCGACTCTCATGGAGAAGGCCAAGTTCTACACGTCGCTGTGCCTCGGCACGACGGCCATCCTCTCCGTGTTCGGCTTCCTGTTCCTCATCCCGTTCGTAGTGGACCCGGCCATCACGTCCATCATGGCGGACTTCGAGCCGCGGCCCGTGACGTGCGTGACCGTCAGCCACGTGTACGCCGAGGGGCTGCGCAACTGCTCGTGGGCGTCGTGCCGCGAGGGCTGCACGTCGGCGGCGCTGCGCTGCCACCAGATCCTCGTCAACTACTCGCGGCGCGCGTGGGCGGAGGAGGGCGCCCGCCGGCCCGACGAGTGGGACGTGGCCGACACGCGCCTGCTTGTCAACACCGAGGGCTGCGGCTACCCGCCGCGCGTCAACTGCTCCGAGTTCGCGCGCCGCTACGGCCGCACGCGCTCGCCCTTCCCCTGCTACTACAGCCACGCCTACCCGGAGCTGGTGGTGGCGCGCTACAGCTGGGACGACACGCTCAAGTACCTCATCCTGTCGCTCGTCGTGCCCACCCTGCTGTTCGGCGCCGCCATTGGCGTGCTCAGCTACTGGTACTGCCCCGGCTGCAACCGCGCCTGCCACGGGAACAACGACTACGTCGAGAAGTTCCCCGACAAGGACGAGTGA